The following coding sequences are from one bacterium SCSIO 12741 window:
- the miaB gene encoding tRNA (N6-isopentenyl adenosine(37)-C2)-methylthiotransferase MiaB, whose translation MEEMMDEKVQGEAIVKESSQSGNGKKLYLESYGCAMNFSDSEIVASILEKEGFATTRDADEADLVLINTCSIREKAETTVRNRLTHFKGIKRKKNPGMMVGILGCMAERLKSQLLDEEKLVDIVAGPDSYRALPDLIQEVESGQKAVNVLLSREETYAEISPVKLGDNGVSSFISIMRGCDNMCSFCVVPFTRGRERSRDPHTIVEEARELFEMGFREVTLLGQNVDSYRWNITKKGEIKDPEKPTVSFAQLLIKVAEVSPELRVRFSTSHPKDMTDDVLHAIADYPNICNYIHLPVQAGSSELLKKMNRGYTREWYLERIDAIRRIIPGCSISTDIISGFCTETEEQHQETLSLMEAVEFDFAYMYKYSERPKTLAERKFTDDVPDDVKSKRLTEIISLQNEHGLKGNQRFIGEVKEVLVEGPSKRNKDEWCGRISENTMVIFPYTDMRPGEYVQVKITECSSATLKGTVV comes from the coding sequence ATGGAAGAAATGATGGACGAAAAAGTGCAGGGAGAAGCTATTGTGAAGGAATCTTCTCAATCTGGAAATGGTAAAAAACTCTACCTGGAAAGTTATGGCTGTGCGATGAATTTTTCGGACAGTGAAATCGTAGCTTCCATTTTGGAAAAGGAAGGTTTTGCGACTACCCGTGATGCTGATGAGGCAGACTTGGTTTTGATCAACACCTGCTCCATTCGTGAAAAGGCTGAAACAACCGTGCGCAATCGTTTGACTCACTTCAAAGGGATTAAGAGAAAAAAGAATCCTGGAATGATGGTGGGTATTTTGGGATGTATGGCTGAGCGCCTTAAGTCTCAACTACTCGATGAAGAAAAACTGGTGGACATTGTTGCTGGTCCGGATTCTTACCGAGCCCTTCCTGACTTGATTCAAGAAGTGGAAAGCGGACAAAAGGCGGTAAATGTTTTACTCTCACGAGAGGAAACCTATGCTGAGATTTCTCCTGTAAAGTTGGGCGACAATGGAGTTTCCTCCTTTATCTCTATTATGAGAGGATGCGACAACATGTGTTCCTTCTGCGTAGTGCCATTTACCCGCGGTAGAGAAAGAAGTCGTGACCCGCATACCATTGTAGAAGAGGCCCGCGAACTATTCGAAATGGGCTTTCGGGAGGTCACTCTTCTGGGGCAGAATGTGGATTCTTATCGATGGAATATTACCAAGAAAGGAGAAATCAAAGACCCTGAAAAGCCGACTGTTAGTTTTGCTCAATTGCTCATCAAGGTGGCCGAGGTTAGTCCGGAACTTCGGGTGCGGTTCTCCACCTCTCACCCTAAAGATATGACCGATGACGTTTTACACGCCATCGCTGACTACCCTAATATTTGCAACTATATCCACCTACCTGTTCAAGCTGGAAGTAGTGAGTTACTCAAGAAAATGAACCGTGGATATACCCGTGAATGGTACCTGGAGCGTATCGACGCTATTCGACGTATAATTCCTGGATGTTCCATTTCAACAGATATTATCAGTGGTTTCTGCACCGAAACTGAGGAGCAACATCAAGAGACACTTTCTCTAATGGAAGCGGTAGAATTTGATTTTGCCTACATGTACAAGTATTCGGAGCGTCCCAAAACTCTGGCTGAACGAAAGTTCACCGACGATGTTCCCGATGATGTAAAATCAAAGCGCCTTACGGAAATCATTTCGCTTCAAAACGAACACGGGTTGAAAGGAAACCAGCGTTTTATTGGCGAGGTAAAAGAAGTTTTGGTAGAAGGCCCATCCAAAAGAAACAAAGACGAATGGTGTGGAAGAATTTCTGAAAACACCATGGTTATTTTCCCTTACACCGATATGCGCCCGGGAGAATATGTTCAAGTTAAAATCACCGAATGCTCATCTGCTACCCTAAAAGGAACAGTGGTATAA